A window of Cryptomeria japonica chromosome 3, Sugi_1.0, whole genome shotgun sequence contains these coding sequences:
- the LOC131054585 gene encoding F-box/kelch-repeat protein At1g80440-like, translating into MQGSLFRRLPDEIGWECLVRVEFNSHHNLRCVCKSWNAALKSPQFYQERKKLQISEKRIYVFQKIDSNWKRVVVYDLEKNSYKSLPPIPAQIYGNCHCHVVKQKLVFIGNIFRACGGKCLLLYDFACSKWREGAAMPEWKDEFASAVDEERGLIYVGGGFRCKYPDTSASVYNVEEDRWDLLPDMNTCMDDFTGAFADGKFDVMGGGHYCRTIEVFDSYTRSWKTMENRFRSVSMCFVSAFERLYCFSGMGF; encoded by the coding sequence ATGCAGGGATCTCTGTTTCGTCGTCTTCCAGATGAAATTGGGTGGGAATGTCTGGTAAGGGTGGAGTTTAATTCTCATCATAATCTTAGATGTGTCTGCAAAAGTTGGAACGCCGCACTGAAAAGCCCCCAGTTTTATCAAGAAAGAAAAAAATTGCAGATTTCAGAGAAACGGATTTATGTGTTCCAGAAAATAGACAGCAATTGGAAGAGAGTAGTTGTGTACGACCTGGAGAAGAACTCCTACAAAAGTCTACCTCCCATTCCCGCTCAAATTTACGGCAACTGTCACTGCCATGTCGTGAAACAAAAACTGGTTTTCATTGGGAATATCTTTCGCGCCTGTGGAGGAAAGTGTTTATTGTTGTATGATTTTGCTTGTTCCAAATGGCGGGAGGGTGCCGCAATGCCGGAATGGAAGGATGAATTTGCCTCCGCAGTGGACGAGGAGAGGGGACTTATTTATGTGGGTGGAGGGTTTCGCTGCAAATATCCCGACACTAGCGCTTCAGTTTACAATGTGGAGGAGGACAGGTGGGATCTCCTCCCCGATATGAACACCTGTATGGACGACTTTACAGGTGCTTTTGCTGACGGCAAGTTTGATGTAATGGGCGGCGGCCATTACTGCCGCACAATTGAGGTTTTTGATTCCTACACAAGAAGCTGGAAAACTATGGAGAACAGATTTAGAAGTGTGAGTATGTGCTTCGTAAGTGCGTTTGAGCGCTTGTACTGCTTTTCTGGTATGGGATTTTGA